ATCAGCCGCAACACATTTTCATCAGCTTTCTGCTGCTCCAGAGATGCCATATGAAGCGAATTATTTTTCACGTCATTCTGAgagtcacaaaaaaaaaaaaaattaatatccaGACCTGGAAATAATGATATATCCATTACTGCTGTAAAAATCAAGGCTCTCCTCAAAACATTAGAAGTGGCTACACCTACACGGTCATGATTTCCATGACCTTGCttaacagtttctgctgattgaAACGCAGGAGACCAAACACTAGGGTTGAGGCATGAATAGCAGGGTTCTAACTTGCATTCATATAGATTGTTCAAGGATTTCTGAGGTTAGGATGGCAAGGGAACTAAGCATATTTCTTCACAAAAAATTATTGCCTATACTATACTCATCCAAATCAAGCCGCATGGAACTCAAGCTACTGAATCATAAAGAAACTGAACCCCTTTTTTAATGAAATTGAGACATTCGGAGTTTTCGGCTTTTTTAATCATCAGAGAAATCAAAATCCTTCTCCAATGAAATTGAAACATATTCAGAGAGCTCTGTGTTTCAGTTAAGTGAACTGAAGTCTGACTCATAAAAAACTGATTCCAAATGAATATTGCTCAGCCAAACAACTGAGTCTAAGATGACTGTTCAGCTCGAAGGATCTTCCAGATGAGTCAGATTCAGAAGCCTCAGACAAGAACACACATTTCAGTTGATAAAGTGTATTACCTTACTCATCTCCTCATCAAGCTTTCTTCTCTCAAGCTCAGTTAAAGCTTCTTGTTTGTTCAGTTCTTTTGAACGTAGCTCAAGCTGTTTTCTCTGGGAGTCCAGATCATCTTTCAGCTTGTCATTCTCCCAGAGAACCCTTCTAGTATGTTCTCTTGCTGTCCGCTGAAGTTTTCTCATTTCTGGTGAAGAAACAAGGTCCACGTGTCACAAATCAAATCATGCATATAGATAATAATATAAGGGTGAAAATCGTTCACTATCACTGGTAGAGATCAACTTCAACGACAGTCAGCTTGTTTCACTGTTCAAACATCAAAATTCTAGCCCAAAGAGATATTAGCTAAAACTAAACAGTGCCTGAAGCGGCCTGGAAATGTAACCCCCGTCAGTGGTAGACATTATAGATTCAGACTGTGGGTAAGGATGTTCCCCATAATTTAGGAAGGAACATATATGGAAATGATTTTATGGCCTGCCAGTAAATTTTGCGCACCTGGTCTTGTAAGACATCTATGAAAATGTCGTCTGACTTGTGGTCAAGAGCATCCCCATAATAACAGCCAGTCTAATACATCTAACCTGACTGGAAACAGGTATTACAACCTAGTAGAAGATCATGGAACTACAGAAGGGCTGAATTATACACGAAGATATATGTAGAAAAGGACAAGATTGCAAACCTTCAATGTAAGCATGCTGGAGTCTGTCCTTATCTTCCATCATCCTAGTGAGTGATCTACTTGACTCATTGTATTTAGCTTCCATGTTGTTCAGATCTTCATTTTTGACATCAATTTGGTCGGTTAGGTCCGCTACAATGTTATCTTTTTCTTGTCTAGCTTCTTCCACGATATCAGAGATAGTTTTCAAGGCTCCGTTCCTACGGAGATGATCCCCAATTGGTCCTTTGGACTCATAATCATCTGCACGAGCACACCAACCATAAACACTTGTAACAGGATGTGTCCCACATTCCTTCCAGCCTCTTTTACCATGCCGACTAGCTTCAAAAGCTTTCTCAAATGCCATGGCATCCTTGAAGCCTGTCCAGTCTTTTTTGAAATCTATTATGGCATATCCATTATTGTCTCCTTGATTCCGCATAATGTGAACTTTTAAAGGCTTATACTTAGAGAAGTCCTTAAATAGTGAtgcattttcatcttcttgtttggCAGAAAGATTAACAAGTATGCCAGTCCAGGGCCAAACAAACAGATCATCTTGCTCAGGAGGGTTACAAACAGTTTCTGGCTGCACTGCAGGTTTCATAGGTTCTGAGGACGCATCAGCCAGATCTGATTCCAAATATTTTGCCAAGGCTAGGTGGTTTACCTTTTGCATTGCGCTTCTATTGGCTGAACCTTTACCAACTCCGGAGGCATGTTGTAGTAAGTCCTTGTAGCGGTAATCTTGTTTCTTTTTACCCTTACAAAAAGGGCATCTGAACATGTCATTAGGGTAACATACTCTGTGTTTTCCTGCTTTTATTTCTTGATATGGTTTCTCTACGTAGTCATTGATCTCAGAATCACTTATATCTGATTCTTCCTCAGAACTATGATCCATTTGTGACCTGGACAAATAAACAAATAAGCCCTTAAACTCTGTTCTTCCAAGGAAATACTAAATAAATGAAAAGTTAAAAACTAAGAGCACAAGGGTATAACCTAATTTAGAAGAGTAATATTGCATTTACTGCTAAAACGAGAGTGGTAAATTAAGATTATACTAATAAATCAATCTGTAactaaacaagaaaaaaaattatatttatttttgaattattttcaatTGGTAATTACTGTTTAAATAGGCATCCTAAACCCTAAAGTTCCACCATTTCATTCCTGAATTTTACATGCACCAATGGATCAAGccacaaaaaaataattagaaaaaAAAGAGGCAATCATCAGTTCAAAAGCTCCCAAACAACAATAGAAGAtccaagcatatatatatatatatataaatttaaaatcaaaaggGTTAGCCCAAAATTACAGATACTAATCCATCAAAAGAGAAAGGATCAGAGAGCAACCTTAATgaggcttcttcttcttcttcttcagcagtgTTTATGAGAgaggaagagagagagagagggctCAGTTATGGGGTTTCTTCaaagatttttaaaaccaaaGCCGTACGTTGGCTGACATAAGGGAGTAGTCTGGTAAGAGAAGGAGGAAGGAGAGGGTAGTACATGAATTAATTGATTGTCACAGTAAAATCCCCTTTTCCTTTCCAAGTGAATTAATTGCTTTGTTATAGGGGGTACATCAATAATTAATGTCACGAAATCTTTACAACACCAACAACAGTCTACTGTCCTGCTTTTGAGATCCACAAGACTTCCTTTACAAAacaacttttgatgttttacttTGTTTCTATTCTATGTGGAGTTGTATCATACCAACCTCTCTGCATACCTATATTTGACTTTTTCCTCGAGGTAAGTGTTGTAGTAGTTCACGAGCTGAGCACGGGGTCAGATTTTTTACGTCCAAGACAAAGACATTTGACTTGTAGTGAGTGATAAAAATTATTATCAAAAATGAAGAGGCCCTTACCTCACTCTTTCTTACACTTTGGTCCCGGGTCGGAGGCTTAAAAGATTTCGAGCTTTCTTTTCGTTTAACAACCAGACAGGAGGCACATAaagacattgtttttttttttgggtccatTGAGCAAGCTCATGAGCCACATAATTACAATTACGCGGTtgaaaatttaaaataaagactactaatttagaagaaaaaaactgaatgtCTTTAAAGATAGCATCCGTACGAGAGTCTCCATCAAACGATCCAGCTGAAAATTGATCAATAAGAGTCTTTGCATCACTTTCAACGATGATACGAGTTAACTTCTGATCCAAGGCTTTCTTCAGGACTGCCCAAATAGctctggcttcagcttcttcagcagacttTACTTCAAAAACCAAGGAGGCACAAAAAGAAGCTTTGCTTGAGAAATCCCTCATCACATATCCTGCACCATTATCTCCGATAATATCATCATAAGCATCATCACTGTTACACTTTATCCAGTCAAAGGAGGGGGCATCCAATTATCACATAGATTAACAGGAGTGGAGGGAGAAACAGTAAAGGAGGGTTTCCTAGTGAAAAGCATGGCTCTATCTCTTTCTAAGACTGATACATGAGTTTCTTTCAGGTTTTGGAAAATGAAGTTATTCCTACTAGTCCAGAGACACCACAGGATAATAACAAAGAGACACTGCACCTCATCAAGAAGTCTAGACACAGAGGTCAGTTAGCAAAAACATTAACCAGTAGATGAAAGATTTATTTTGAAAACAATGAGTGTTGATACAAAAATCAGAGAGAAACTAGACACCGCTAGCAAAGGGACAAAGGACCAAAGCACGCACTATGGATTCTTAAGGATCATTATGCCTAGCACAATCAACATTATGCATAGGCATTCTTGTATGTAAAACAGTTCTAGCAGGAAGAGCATTTCTAGCAGATTTCCATGTAAAGACTTGGATTCTGTAGGGAACCCTAATTTTCCAAATACGCATTCAAAGATTTTTACAAGGGGAGGGCCTAAGTCCTCTAAGTCCCATGTAGGGAGATTTTAAAGAAAACTTTCCATTATTTGAAAGATCTCAAGCCCTCCTGCCAGGAGTGTAtaactggcttaagggaatagtgatAATCTTCTTAAaagaagcattatcaaaatgTGTGTTAATCTAGACAAATCCCAAGTTCTGATAGAAGGATCAATGAAATAAGAGACTTTAATATTATGGTCAAGTGGGACTAAAGGGTTGGGTGTGGCAGTACCCAAAGTAGGGATCCATTTGTCACACCTGGGTCAATGAAATGACCATCCCCAACAATCCAGGAAATGAAAGGCTTAATGAGTTCTTTGATAGCATGCAAACACTTCCATGTCCAAGAGCATTACTAGTGCACTTGGCATTCAAGAAATCAGTTCTAGAAAAGTATTTGGCTTTAAGAACAGTGGCTAGCACACAATTTGGATTTTCTAGAATTCTCCAAGCATTTCTAGCCAGCATAGTTAGGTTATTTAACTCAGCCTTTCTAAATCCCAAACCACCTTCATCCTTGGGGGAGCATAGAATGTCACACCCTAGCAGATGCAGTTTCCTATCTTTAGGGTCTAAAGTCCCTCCCCACCAGAATTTACAAAGATGAGAATATATTTGTTTACAGAGATGTTTTGGGATGAGGAAAGCTCCCATTTGAAAAAGGGGGATGTCTTGACCAATTTTTTTGATCAAAGTAGTTCTAGCAGCTTGGGACAAGAGCTTGTGTAGCCAGATAGAGATTCTAGCATCCAcagcttggagaatacccatatgagTTTGAATTTTTGAAGCTTGAAACGCAGTAGgagtgccaagatatttttctcttAAATCCCTGTTCTTAATCTCTAGAATATTAACCAGTTGAGCTTTCCTGTGTTCAGGAATTCTTCTACTAAATAAAATACCAGACTTATCAAAATTGAATTCTTGGCCAGAGGCCAAGCAATATTTTTGGAGATAGTCTTTGATTATTTGAAAGTTCTGAACAGTAGCTTTAGAAAACAAAAgggaatcatcagcaaacaacaAACGTGTCATCTCTAGAGCATCTTTACACACTTTGATACCTTCCAAAATTCCTTTCTTTAGAAGGCTGTCAATGTAAGAAGAGAGAGCTTCAGAACATATGATATAAAGATAGGGGGATAGTGGATCCCCCTGTCTCAAGCCTCTTTCAGGTTGAAAAAACCCAGTAGGGATACCATTGAGGAGGACACAATAGGAAACTATAGAAACACACTGGTTTATAAGTTTAATCCAGTGGTTAGAGAAACCCATTCTAGTCAAGACACTTTCAAGAAAAGACCATTCTAATTTATCATAGGCTtcggacatatcaagtttaatggcAGCAATGCCTTCAACTTTGTCATTATGATTGACAATAAATATAGCCTCATTAGCTAgctgaatattatcataaatactcCTCTTAGGAATGAAGACACTTTGATTTTGGGAAATTATGTTATTCATGAAAAGTTTGAGTCTATTAGCAAgagtttttgaaagaattttgtaaatgaaattgCAGAGCCCTATAGGTCTGTATTGGGACAAAATTTCAGCAAGAGGAACTTTAGGTATAAGAGCAATATTGTATGACTAAAGACTTACGCAATATGCCTTGTTCTAAAGTAGGTTTGAGTCATGTCAATGATAGCCTCCCCTACAATATCCTAGTGTTTCTGGTAGAACAGGCATGTAAAACCATCAGGGTCAGGAGCCTTTTCCCCCCACATTTGAAAAACTACATTATTGATTTCCTCAGAAGTAAGAGGCAAATTTAAAAGGGAATTATCCTCAGCAGAAAATTTAATAGGGAGATCAATAAGAATCTCATCCTTAAATTGCTGAGGGTGAGAGGAGTACATGTTTTTGAAATAATTAATAAAGGAAgttccaatactatctctatcagttagaatagtgTTTGAGGAATCCTTAATCCAACTACTGGCATTTCTTTTCCTCCGAAAAAGGGCTACTGTATGGAAATAGGGTGAATTTTTGTCACCTTCC
The nucleotide sequence above comes from Papaver somniferum cultivar HN1 chromosome 8, ASM357369v1, whole genome shotgun sequence. Encoded proteins:
- the LOC113306989 gene encoding factor of DNA methylation 1-like; this encodes MDHSSEEESDISDSEINDYVEKPYQEIKAGKHRVCYPNDMFRCPFCKGKKKQDYRYKDLLQHASGVGKGSANRSAMQKVNHLALAKYLESDLADASSEPMKPAVQPETVCNPPEQDDLFVWPWTGILVNLSAKQEDENASLFKDFSKYKPLKVHIMRNQGDNNGYAIIDFKKDWTGFKDAMAFEKAFEASRHGKRGWKECGTHPVTSVYGWCARADDYESKGPIGDHLRRNGALKTISDIVEEARQEKDNIVADLTDQIDVKNEDLNNMEAKYNESSRSLTRMMEDKDRLQHAYIEEMRKLQRTAREHTRRVLWENDKLKDDLDSQRKQLELRSKELNKQEALTELERRKLDEEMSKNDVKNNSLHMASLEQQKADENVLRLIEDQKREKEEALNKILQLEKQLDAKQKVEMEIEELKGKIQVLKHMGGEDDVAVKQKILEMARELDDKMDEMNDVQSLNQTLIVKERQSNDELQEARKELICGLTDMLSSRTTIGIKRMGEITDKPFLNACKERFSNVEASLRAAQLSIIWQEYVKKPDWHPFKVIVEDGESREVIDENDERLKDLRKEYGNEVYEAVTTALKELMEYNPSGRYIVPELWNFKEGRKATLKEVIAYILKQLKSAPKRKRF